In Vigna angularis cultivar LongXiaoDou No.4 chromosome 8, ASM1680809v1, whole genome shotgun sequence, one DNA window encodes the following:
- the LOC108344937 gene encoding probable 3-beta-hydroxysteroid-Delta(8),Delta(7)-isomerase: MDPSLVSQGHPYVPLDLHLPDYSPCYLSMSNIISVFAFSSLLIVSLIWIFSGGLKKRKVDRVLMCWWAFTGLTHMILEGYFVFSPEFFKDKSGFYLAEVWKEYSKGDSRYAGRDAGVVTVEGITAVLEGPASLLAVYAIATGKSYSYILQFAISLGQLYGTAVYYITAILEGDNFSSNTFYYYAYYIGANFSWIVIPSIIAVRCWRKICAAFRLQGSQTKKPKAH, encoded by the exons atggatcCATCCCTAGTCTCGCAGGGTCACCCCTATGTCCCACTCGATTTGCACCTACCCGATTACTCTCCCTGCTACCTTTCCATGTCCAACATTATCTCTGTCTTCGCCTTCTCCTCGTTGCTCATCGTCTCTCTCATCTGGATTTTCTCAG GAGGTCTTAAGAAAAGGAAAGTTGACAGAGTGCTGATGTGCTGGTGGGCCTTCACAGGTCTTACACACATGATTCTTGAGGGCTATTTTGTTTTCTCACCTGAGTTTTTCAAGGATAAGAGTGGCTTCTACCTGGCTGAAGTTT GGAAGGAATATAGCAAAGGGGATTCAAGGTATGCAGGAAGGGATGCAGGAGTAGTTACTGTTGAAGGAATAACAGCTGTTTTGGAGGGTCCAGCTAGCCTCCTAGCAGT ATATGCAATAGCTACGGGAAAGTCATACAGCTACATACTTCAGTTTGCCATTTCTTTGGGTCAATTATATGGAACGGCTGTCTATTACATCACAGCTATTTTGGAAGGTGATAATTTTTCTAGCAACACATTTTACTATTATGCATACTATATTGGAGCAAATTTCTCTTGGATTGTAATACCCTCTATCATTGCCGTCCGCTGTTGGAGGAAGATCTGTGCAGCATTTCGGCTTCAAGGAAGTCAGACAAAAAAGCCTAAAGCTCATTGA
- the LOC108345464 gene encoding protein PLANT CADMIUM RESISTANCE 7, protein MYEVEGERAQQRNSNAPPTGKWTTGLYDCFDDKGNCCFTWCCPRLAFGRNAEIIDQGRTSATSARLIFCGLGCFGLGCLYSYKFRIKLRSLYNLPEEPYSDCCVHYCCLVCAICQEHRELKNRGLDPSLGWKANEERMRKANLEAPRVASAMTR, encoded by the exons ATGTACGAGGTAGAAGGTGAGAGAGCACAACAACGAAACAGCAATGCTCCACCAACTGGGAAATGGACAACTGGTTTATACGATTGCTTTGACGACAAAGGAAATT GTTGTTTTACGTGGTGCTGTCCTCGTTTGGCCTTTGGTCGTAATGCGGAAATTATAGATCAAGGAAGAACAT CTGCTACAAGTGCACGTTTGATATTTTGTGGGCTTGGCTGTTTTGGATTGGGATGCTTATATTCATACAAATTCAGAATCAAGCTAAGATCTCTCTACAACTTACCTGAAGAACCATACTCAGATTGCTGCGTTCACTATTGTTGTTTAGTTTGTGCTATTTGCCAAGAGCACAGGGAACTTAAAAACCGTGGACTTGACCCCTCATTAG GTTGGAAGGCAAACGAGGAAAGAATGAGAAAAGCTAACCTGGAAGCTCCACGTGTTGCATCAGCCATGACTCGTTAG